In Schistocerca serialis cubense isolate TAMUIC-IGC-003099 chromosome 8, iqSchSeri2.2, whole genome shotgun sequence, one genomic interval encodes:
- the LOC126416544 gene encoding KRR1 small subunit processome component homolog, whose amino-acid sequence MAGDEDEEIPIQKGPIDNAWAMKIPSFKKEDNPHRLLEESSFATLFPKYREHYLRECWPLVQKSLDEYGIKAELDLIEGSMTVRTTRHTWDPYIIIKARDMIKLLSRSVPYEQAVRVLQDDIGSDIIKIGSLVRNREKFVKRRQRLIGPDGCTLKAIELLTNCYVLVQGQTVAALGPYKGLQQVRRIAEDTMRNIHPVYNIKALMIKRELAKDPKLRNENWERFLPKFHSKNLSHRKKPKIKKTKKEYTPFPPPQPESKVDKLLASGEYFLKEEQRRAKKRKEKDDKQAEAAKRREEKRQKVFIPPAEPERKDVKPHTSTDVDINALKKKVKEAQKKNKSKPQFDIRQ is encoded by the coding sequence ATGGCTGgtgatgaagatgaagagataccgATCCAGAAGGGACCGATTGACAACGCATGGGCTATGAAGATACCATCGTTTAAGAAAGAAGACAACCCTCACCGATTGCTGGAAGAAAGTTCATTTGCTACGTTATTTCCGAAATACAGAGAACATTACTTAAGGGAATGTTGGCCACTTGTGCAGAAATCGTTGGACGAATATGGTATCAAGGCTGAACTTGACCTTATTGAGGGTAGTATGACAGTAAGAACAACTCGACATACTTGGGATCCATATATAATAATTAAAGCTAGAGATATGATAAAGTTGCTATCCCGCAGTGTACCATATGAGCAAGCAGTCCGTGTGCTTCAAGatgacataggttctgatataataAAAATTGGATCATTAGTAAGAAACAGAGAGAAATTCGTTAAAAGGCGGCAGAGGCTAATAGGTCCCGATGGGTGCACTTTGAAAGCTATTGAGCTACTAACTAACTGTTACGTTTTAGTTCAAGGGCAAACAGTTGCAGCCCTTGGACCTTATAAAGGACTTCAACAAGTTCGCAGGATTGCCGAAGATACAATGCGAAACATTCACCCAGTTTATAACATTAAAGCGCTCATGATAAAGCGTGAACTCGCAAAGGATCCCAAACTTAGAAATGAGAACTGGGAAAGGTTTCTTCCAAAATTCCATAGCAAGAATTTAAGCCACAGAAAGAAGCCAAAAATAAAGAAGACTAAGAAGGAATACACACCATTCCCACCTCCGCAACCGGAGAGTAAAGTGGACAAATTATTAGCATCAGGAGAATACTTTCTAAAAGAAGAACAACGTCGTGCCAAGAAACGCAAGGAAAAAGACGATAAGCAAGCAGAAGCTGCTAAACGACGTGAAGAAAAACGACAGAAAGTGTTTATTCCTCCTGCTGAACCTGAAAGGAAGGATGTGAAACCTCATACAAGTACTGATGTGGACATTAATGCTCTTAAAAAGAAAGTTAAGGAagcacagaagaaaaacaaaagtaagcCACAGTTTGATATAAGACAGTAG